Sequence from the uncultured Draconibacterium sp. genome:
AATCGTTAGCAGCAAGTGGCAGTAGCGCCAGTTGAATTCCGGTAGCAAAACAGCCCGGGTTGGCAATTCGTTCTGACGATTCAATTTCTTCGCGGTTTAATTCAGGTAAACCGTAAACAAAGTCGTTGCCTTCTCTTTTAAGTCTGTAGTCGTGGCTTAAGTCGATAATTTTCAAATATTGTGGGAAAGTATTTTTCTCCATGAATTCGATCGACTTGCCGTGACCCATACAAAGAAAAATAACATCCACTTCGTCAAAAGGCATTTGGTCGGTGAATTTGATTTCGGTTTCGCCCAGCAAATCAATGTGTACATCCGAAATCAGGTTGCCCGCATTACTGGTGCTTTGCACAAAACCAATTTCTGCTTGCGGATGATTTAATAAAATTCTCAACAGCTCTCCGGCGGTATATCCGGCTCCTCCTATAATTCCAACTTTAATCATTTGATTAACGATTGTAGATTAACGATTTTTGATTTCTTATTTTTCCTTCTAAAATCAGTATTCGTTAATCATCATTCAACATTCTTATAAACTTCCGTTTACCTTATTATATATTTTCAACGAATTCGATAAGATTTTGGTAAATCCTTTTACATCGTCAGCTGTCCATGCTTCAACGGTTTCGCCGTACTGGCCAAATCCTGAATTCATTAAATCGTGTTCCGATTCAATACCAACTAACTCGAAGTGGTAAGGTTTCAGTTTTACGATCACTTTGCCGGTTACGTTTTCCTGAGTCGATTCGAGGAAATCTTCGATGTTACGCATAACCGGCTCCTGGTACATGGCTTCGTGCAGGAACATGCCGTACCAGTTGCCCAACTGTTCTTTCCAGTACGACTGCCATTTGGTAAGCGTATGTTTTTCCAGCAGGTGGTGCGCTTTAATGGTAATTAGCGGAGCAGCTGCCTCAAACCCAACGCGGCCTTTGATACCAATAATGGTGTCGCCAACGTGCGTGTCGCGGCCAATAGCATATTTCGATGCAACTTCTTCCAGCGCACGGATCACATCAGGGCCGTTTTCATAAAATTCACCGTCAAGCGAAACCAGTTCACCTTTTTCAAAACCCAATTCAATGGTTTTTGTTTCGGTGGCTTCCAGTTGACTTGGATAAGCCTCTTCCGGCAGATTTTTATCGGTGGTCAATGTCTCTTTTCCGCCAACGCTGGTTCCCCAAAGTCCCTGGTTAATGGAGTATTCCATTTTTGTGAAATCGGCCTCGAAACCGTATTTCTTCAGGTAATCAATTTCGTACTGACGCGTGAGTAACATATCGCGGGTTGGCGTAATGATTTCAATTTCAGGAGCCAAAACCTGGAAAGTAAGGTCGAAACGAATCTGGTCGTTTCCGGCACCGGTACTACCATGAGCGATGTATTGGGCACCTATTTCTTTGGCATACTCAATAATGGCGATGGCCTGGAATGCTCTTTCGGAGCTTACCGAAATTGGGTAGGTGTTATTACGTAGTACATTACCAAAAACCATGTAACGAATACATTTTTCGTAATACTCGTTAGTTACGTCGAGTGTTATGTGCTCAACTGCGCCCAGGGCCAGTGCACGTTCTTCAATGGCTTTTAACTCCTCGTCGGAGAATCCGCCTGTGTTGGCAATTGCTGTATAAACATCATAACCTTTTTCTTCTTTCAGGTATTTTACACAAAACGATGTGTCTAAACCTCCGCTAAATGCCAGTACCAATTTTTTACTCATGTCTCAATATCTTTAAAAGAGTGACGGCGTTTGTTATTCAACTTAAGTCTGTAGCTGTCTGTCGAATAGCGAGCCGCCACTCTACTTATTTTTATCTGTTATTTTATTTTTCTTTTTTGCAACGCCTACAAATCGTTTTGGCAGAAGATCGAGCAGGCTGCGTTTCCGAATCCCGTTTCCGTTGGCGTAGGTTGGTTTTTCCCATGCCGGGTCGTACAACATTCCGGTGCACAGGCATTTTGTTCGCCCGGTACGCTCTAGAATATCGTGGTTAACACATCCCTGGCAACCTTTCCAAAACTGGTCGTCTAAGGTTAACTCCGAAAATGTAACCGGACGGTAACCCAGTTCGTGGTTGATTTTCATTACCGCCAAACCGGTAGTTAAACCAAATATTTTCGAGTTCGGATATTTCTTGCGCGAAAGTTCGAAGGCCTTTTTCTTAATCGCTTTTGCAAGGCCTATTCCACGGTATTCTTCACCAACAATTAAACCCGAGTTAGCCACAAAGCCTTTTTCCTGCCAGGTTTCTATGTAGCAAAAACCGGCAAAGGTGTCTCCTTCAAGAGCAATAATTGCTTTTCCCTCTTTCATTTTCGAAGAGAGGTATTCAAATGTACGACGTGCAATACCGGTGCCGCGTTGTTTCGATGCACTGTCGATAGCGTCGTTTATGTCGTCGATAAATTTCAGGTGATTTTCGTCGGCAATTAAAACTTTAATATTTTCTAAACTCTTCATCCTTCGATCTACAATTTGTCGTTAAGCTTTGGCAGAATTTTAATTAATGCCTCAGTCAAATCATTTTTCGATATTCCTTCCCTTTGTATTATTAATATAGTATCGTCTCCGGCAACGGTTCCTAAAATTTCCCACGAACTAGCCGAATCGATTACAGCTGCAATGCTGCTGGCGTATCCGGGCAGCGTTCGTAAAACGGCCAGGTTTCCCGAAAACTGTATGTCTTTAAAGCCGTCGGCCAGGTAATTTATACGGTTAATATGTTCTGAATTTTGTCGTTCAGCTTGTCCGTTTTCAGGAATCGTATAAAGGTATCCTTTAGCCGGATGTGGCACTTTTGCTACCTGCAGCACTTTTAAATCGCGCGATAATGTAGCTTGTGTCAGTTCGAATCCGCGGCGTTTTAGTTCAACCAATAATTCGTCCTGGCTGTGTACACTGCCTCTTTGGATTATTTTTCGGATTTCTCGTTGTCTTTGTACTTTATTCTTCATTGAATAAATATTCATTTGTAATGCAAAAATATACATTTTCATAAAAGAACAGGTAAGAATTTCAGAATATTTTCTATTTTTGCATCGGAAAATGATTTTAATATCATGTTCTTAACATTATGGCTGATAAAGTGTATTTGAAAATAAGTATAAAGAATAACTGAAATGCGTTTGAACTATTTTAGGGCAAGCGCATTTTTTTTAATTATTAAATCGGAATATGTACAAAGTAAAACAGGCAAAATTAACGCTTGAAGACGGGACGGTTTTTATGGGAAAATCCTTCGGAAGCGAAAAGTCGGTGGCCGGAGAGGTCGTTTTTTATACAGCAATGACGGGGTATCCGGAAAGTTTGACTGATCCATCATACACTGGGCAAATCCTGGTGTCGACCTACCCAATGATTGGGAATTATGGCGTTCCTTTTAACAGGAAAGAGAACGGAATACACAAATATTATGAATCGCACAAATTGCACATTTCCGGTCTGATAATCTCTGATTACTCGTTTGAATTTAGCCACTGGAATGCTGAAAAAAGTTTGAGTGATTGGCTAAAAGAATACGAAGTGCCGGGTTTATTCGACATCGACACGAGAGCCTTAACGAAAATTTTACGTGAGAAAGGTTCTATGTTGGGTAAGATCGAATTTGAAGATGAAATTGACTTTTACGATCCGAACAAAGAAAACCTGGTAGCCGTTGCGAGTTGCAAGGAGCGCGAGGTTTACGGAGATGGAGAACACAAAGTGGTACTGGTTGACTGCGGCGTAAAAAACAATATTATTCGTTGTTTACTTAAGCGCGGAGCAACTGTTATTCGTGTACCATGGGATTACGATTATACAAAAGAAGACTTTGATGGGTTGTTTATTTCTAACGGACCGGGCGATCCGGCAAATTGCGATGCAACCGTTGAATACATTAAAAATGTAATTGGGGTTGAAAAGCCAATTATGGGAATTTGCCTGGGGAACCAACTACTGGCACGCGCCGCCGGTGCCGAAACCTATAAATTGAAATTTGGGCACCGTAGTCACAACCAACCGGTGTTGTTAGAAGGAACAAACAAATGTTACATCACTTCGCAAAACCATGGATTTGCGGTAGCAACAGAAACATTATCTGAAGACTGGGAACCATTGTTTACCAATGTAAATGATGGAACCAACGAAGGAATCAGGCATAAAACAAAGCCCTTTTTCTCAACTCAGTTTCACCCGGAAGCATCAAGTGGTCCGGTGGATACGGAGTTTTTATTTGATGAATTCATTAAAAATATCGTAGAGAGCAAGAAATAGGATTGAACCGCAGAATTACGATTAACGATTTATGATTGCAGATATGAATAAGTTTGATTTGGAAGATAGATTAATTCGATTCGCAGCCAATATTATCAGGCTTGCAGAATTGCTTCCAAATACTCCAATCGGCAATCATATGAAAGGTCAAATCGTTAGATCAGGTACTTCACCTGCACTTAATTATGGAGAAGCACAAGGTGCTGAAAGTAAAAACGACTTTATCCATAAAATGAGTGTTTGTTTAAAAGAATTAAGAGAAACTTTTGTTGCTATCAAAATTATAAAACAATCAGGTCTTGTTAAAAATCTGAATATGCTTGAAGATTGTTATGTTGAGAATAACGAACTGATATCGATCTTCGTGAAAAGTATTGAAACGGCCAAAAAGAATAATAAAAAGTAACAATGAAATGGTAAATCTAAAATCTTAATTCGTTAATCATTATTCGAAATTCAAAAAAATATCATGATAGAAACACATATTAAAAAAGCAATTGTTCTTGGTTCGGGAGCACTAAAAATTGGAGAAGCCGGTGAGTTCGATTATTCCGGTTCGCAGGCGCTAAAAGCGTTGAAAGAAGAAGGTGTTGAAACGGTTCTTATCAATCCGAATATTGCAACCATTCAGACATCTGAAGACATTGCAGACAAAATTTACTTTTTGCCTGTTACACCTCATTTTGTTGAAGAGGTAATCAAAAAAGAAAAACCACAGGGAATACTTCTGGCGTTCGGAGGGCAAACTGCGCTGAACTGCGGGGTTGCACTTTACGAATCGGGAGTTCTCGAAAAATACAATGTTGAAGTAGTTGGTACGCCGGTTCAGTCGATTATTGATACAGAAGACCGCGATATTTTTGCCAATATGCTGGCCGAAATTGGTGTGAAAACACCAAAAAGTATTGCCGCTGCAAATATGGCCGAAGCAAAAGCTGCGGCTAAAGAGGTTGGTTTCCCAATAATCATCCGCGCAGCATACACGCTCGGAGGTTTAGGATCCGGTTTCTGCGAAAACGAAGAGGAGCTGGAGAAACTGGCCGGAAGTGCATTTGCGTATTCGCCACAAATCCTTGTTGAAGAATCGATTAAAGGATGGAAAGAAGTAGAGTACGAAGTAGTTCGTGATAAATACGACAACTGTATTACGGTTTGTAACATGGAGAACTTCGACCCGCTGGGAATTCATACCGGCGAAAGTATCGTTGTAGCTCCATCGCAAACAATGTCGAACTCAGAATATCACAAACTGCGCGAGATATCAATTAAGATCATTCGTCGTGTTGGAGTAATCGGAGAATGTAACGTACAGTTCGCTCTCGATCCTTACTCAGAAGATTATCGTGTAATTGAGGTGAACGCCCGATTATCACGATCATCGGCACTGGCATCGAAAGCTACCGGATATCCGCTGGCCTTTGTTGCTGCAAAATTAGGTTTGGGTTACGGTTTACACCAACTTAAAAACTCGGTTACCAAAGTAACAACTGCTTGTTTCGAGCCTGCACTCGACTACTGTGTGGTAAAAATTCCGCGCTGGGATTTGAGCAAATTTGTTGGCGTTTCGAAAAATATCGGAAGCTCGATGAAATCGGTTGGCGAGATTATGGCCATCGGACGAACTTTTGAAGAAGCCATTCAGAAAGGTATCAGAATGGTTGGTTTGGGAATGCACGGTTTTGTGGGCAACAGAGAGGAGATTACCATTGAGGGAATCGAGGAGGAGTTGGCAAATCCAACTGACCGCCGAATATTTGCCATTGCCGAAGCGTTCAACAACGGATATTCAATCGATCAGATTCATGAGAAAACAAAAATCGATCGCTGGTTCCTGCAGAAACTGAATAATATTTACAAAATAAAACTGGAGCTGAAGAAGTTTAACGAATTGGAGAAATTGCCAATTCCACTGTTAAAAGCTTCAAAACAGGCCGGTTATTCCGATTTCCAGATAGCACGTCTGGTACTGAGAAGTAAGAATGTCAATATGAATGAAGATATTCTGAAAGTAAGGGCTTTCCGAAAAGCCAACGGAATTGTACCGGTAGTAAAACAAATTGATACACTGGCAGGTGAGTATCCTGCGCAAACCAACTACCTGTACCTGACGCATAACGGTACCGAAAATGACGTTACTTATTTAGGCGATCATAAATCGGTTATGGTGCTCGGATCGGGTGCTTACCGAATTGGAAGTTCGGTGGAGTTCGACTGGTGTAGTGTAAATACCATCAACACGATTAAAAAAGAGGGATATCGTTCAGTAATGATCAACTACAATCCGGAGACGGTGAGTACGGATTACGATACCTGCGACAGACTATATTTTGATGAGCTGACTTTTGAGCGAGTAATGGATGTTTACGACCTGGAGAATCCGCACGGAGTTGTGCTTTCAATGGGAGGACAAATTCCGAATAACCTGGCCATGAAACTCGACAGCCAAAATGTACCGATCCTTGGTACATCGGCCAAAAAGATCGACAATGCCGAGGACCGCGAGAAATTCTCATCATTACTTGATGAGCTGGGTGTTGATCAACCACGCTGGGCACGCTTATCAACAATCGAGGAAATTCACAAGTTTGTGGATGAGGTGGGTTATCCGGTGTTGATTCGCCCATCATACGTACTTTCAGGTGCAGCCATGAATGTGGTGTCCAATCCGGATCAGCTGGAGCATTTCCTTGAAATGGCTGCCAATGTATCGAAAGAACATCCGGTGGTTGTTACCGAGTTTATCGAGCAGGCCAAAGAAATTGAGATTGATGCAGTAGCCAATAAAGGCGAGATGGTTGCTTATGCCATTTCGGAGCACGTAGAGTTTGCCGGAGTTCACTCGGGTGATGCTACTATTGTTTTCCCGCCGCAAAAACTATATGTTGAGACTATTCGCAGGGTGAAGAAAATCGCTCGTCAGATTGCAAAAGGACTGGAAATTACCGGACCTTTCAACATGCAGTTCCTGGCAAAAGATAACGACATAAAAGTTATCGAGTGTAACCTGCGTGCATCGCGAAGCTTCCCGTTTGTTTCGAAGGTAATGAAATTGAACCTGATTGAAATTGCCACGAAAGTAATGTTGGGAATTGATGTGCCAAAACCGGATAAATCGTTGTTCGAACTCGATTATGTGGGGGTTAAAGCACCGCAGTTCTCGTTTGCACGATTGCTGAAAGCCGACCCTGTTTTAGGTGTAGATATGTCGTCGACCGGAGAGGTTGGATGTATCGGCGATACCTACTACGAGGCGATTCTAAAAGCGATGTTGTCGGTAGGGTACAATTTCCCGAAAAAGAACATCTTGATTTCGTCAGGACCATCGAGAGGCAAACTGGAGTTGCTGAACAGTACAAGAATGCTGGTTGAAAAAGGCTACAATATTTTCGCTACTGAAGGAACGCACAAGTTCTTCCGCGATAACGGTATTGAAAATACATTGGTACACTGGCCCGACGAGGAAGATCAGTCGCCAAATACCATTGAGATGATCAAGAATAAAAAGATCGACCTGGTGGTTAATATTCCGAAAAACCATACCAACCGCGAGTTGAAAAATGGTTATACGATTCGCCGTAGTGCAATCGATTATAACATTCCGCTAATTACCAATGCCCGTGTTGCAAGTGCATTCCTTTACGGAATTTGCAAATACAGCCTCGAGGACATTAAAGTAGTGAGTTGGGACGAATACAAAGAGTAGAAGCTTTATTCCGATATTGAAAAGCTCCGGCCATTGGTCGGAGCTTTTTGTTTTTATAGGTGGCCATTAATCTGACCGGCTTTTTTTGTATGATTTTTTATTGAATTATGGGATATAAATTAAATTTGTCGATACAATTTTTTTGGAAGATTCTCTGTTCCAAATAGTATTGATGTATGTTTAAGTATATTTGAATTTAATTGGCTCGAACTAAAATTTTACATAAAAAAATGACTAAAAGTTTAATCAGAATTGTTGTGCTTCTGGCACTTTTTAACCTAATTGTTATAGCTGGCATTGGACAGAATTCTTTTACTCATTTGTGTGATTCTGCTGAGGCAGAAATTAACAATGGCAAATTGGAAAGCGCACTGCTAATTTATGAAAAAGCTTTCGAACAGGGCAGTACTGATTCTGCAAAAGTTATATGGGCTGCATCTATTTGCAGTATGTGTGCCGACGAACTTAAGGATGAAAAGGCGGTAATAAAATACAATAATATTGCGATTGAGCATGGAGCTACAGACCGGCAGATGATAGATCAACAATTGGATCTTGCAAAGAAACACAAGGATTTGGAAACCATAGAAACGGTTTTACTTCGTTTAAAAAGTAATCCTGAAATTACCCAAAAATATACCTCGAAACTCATGTATTTTTATTATAACAACAAAAGATACGCTGAAACTCTGAGAACTGCAGACGAGATGTTAGGCTTTAATCCTAATAATGTTAATGCGCGTTATTTTAAAGGTGTTGCACTATTAAATACAGATCATGAAGAATCGGGAATTGAAGTATTGGAGGGGATTTTGAATGATCACCCGGATAATGAAAAGGCAAACTACCAATTGGGAGTGGTTTATTACAATAAAGCTTCGGCTGTTTTTGATAATGCTAACAAAAAATATAAAAGTATAGAAACACCAACCCGAGTTGATTTTCATAATTACACCGAAGAAATACAAAAGGCAAAAAAGGATTATCAAAAGGCACTGCCATATTTAGAGAAAAGTAATTCAATCGCTCAGAAAGAATACTTAGATCAGGCAATATCGCTTGCAAAAAACAGGTTAAAACAGTTGGCACAAGATTGAATGATAGGTGATTTTTCTTGTTGTTGATTGTCGCTTTGTAAATTAGTTGTGAAAAGCTGTTGTGCTTTGTATTGTATGACAGACAAATAGTTAGGCAATAGTTCTGTTTTGTATAGTATTAATGTAAATCGCATAAAATTCATGTGATCCAAAAAACATACTTATTGTTACTGAATTGAAGAATGGTAATGCCATAAAAAAAGCCCGCAGTAAAACTGCAGGCTTTCGTGGTTGACCCGCCAGGGCTCGAACCTGGACTCTTCTGAACCAAAATCAGACGTGTTGCCAATTACACCACGGGTCAGTCCTTGTTGTGTCTTTTCGTTAAAGACGGTGCAAAAGTATAAAAAAATTTTATTCTGCAATATCTGGGCAAAAAAAAAATCCCTCTTTCGAAAAAAAGGTGAAATTCTTTTTGATAATTATGTTCCAAACTTTGTTGTTTAAAAGCTTATATTTGCCTTTGTTCAAAAATAAAATGCAAATCATGCAACACACAAAATTAATCAATAACATTCTTGGTTGGCTTGTTTTTATCGTCGCTTGTATAACTTATTTTGCTACTCTTGAACCCACAGTTAGCTGGTGGGATTGTGGAGAGTTTATAACAAGTGCTTTTAAACTTGAAGTGGGGCACCCGCCGGGCGCGCCTACCTTTATGATTTTGGGACGCATATTTACACTGTTTGCTCCCGATGCCACCAAGGCCGCTGTTATGGTTAATTCGTTATCAGCCATTGCAAGTGCCGCAACCATTATGTTTTTATACTGGACGATCGTACATCTTGCCCGGAAACTTTTTTCGGAGGATAAATTAAA
This genomic interval carries:
- a CDS encoding argininosuccinate synthase domain-containing protein, with amino-acid sequence MSKKLVLAFSGGLDTSFCVKYLKEEKGYDVYTAIANTGGFSDEELKAIEERALALGAVEHITLDVTNEYYEKCIRYMVFGNVLRNNTYPISVSSERAFQAIAIIEYAKEIGAQYIAHGSTGAGNDQIRFDLTFQVLAPEIEIITPTRDMLLTRQYEIDYLKKYGFEADFTKMEYSINQGLWGTSVGGKETLTTDKNLPEEAYPSQLEATETKTIELGFEKGELVSLDGEFYENGPDVIRALEEVASKYAIGRDTHVGDTIIGIKGRVGFEAAAPLITIKAHHLLEKHTLTKWQSYWKEQLGNWYGMFLHEAMYQEPVMRNIEDFLESTQENVTGKVIVKLKPYHFELVGIESEHDLMNSGFGQYGETVEAWTADDVKGFTKILSNSLKIYNKVNGSL
- a CDS encoding GNAT family N-acetyltransferase, with product MKSLENIKVLIADENHLKFIDDINDAIDSASKQRGTGIARRTFEYLSSKMKEGKAIIALEGDTFAGFCYIETWQEKGFVANSGLIVGEEYRGIGLAKAIKKKAFELSRKKYPNSKIFGLTTGLAVMKINHELGYRPVTFSELTLDDQFWKGCQGCVNHDILERTGRTKCLCTGMLYDPAWEKPTYANGNGIRKRSLLDLLPKRFVGVAKKKNKITDKNK
- the argR gene encoding arginine repressor, with the translated sequence MKNKVQRQREIRKIIQRGSVHSQDELLVELKRRGFELTQATLSRDLKVLQVAKVPHPAKGYLYTIPENGQAERQNSEHINRINYLADGFKDIQFSGNLAVLRTLPGYASSIAAVIDSASSWEILGTVAGDDTILIIQREGISKNDLTEALIKILPKLNDKL
- the carA gene encoding glutamine-hydrolyzing carbamoyl-phosphate synthase small subunit encodes the protein MYKVKQAKLTLEDGTVFMGKSFGSEKSVAGEVVFYTAMTGYPESLTDPSYTGQILVSTYPMIGNYGVPFNRKENGIHKYYESHKLHISGLIISDYSFEFSHWNAEKSLSDWLKEYEVPGLFDIDTRALTKILREKGSMLGKIEFEDEIDFYDPNKENLVAVASCKEREVYGDGEHKVVLVDCGVKNNIIRCLLKRGATVIRVPWDYDYTKEDFDGLFISNGPGDPANCDATVEYIKNVIGVEKPIMGICLGNQLLARAAGAETYKLKFGHRSHNQPVLLEGTNKCYITSQNHGFAVATETLSEDWEPLFTNVNDGTNEGIRHKTKPFFSTQFHPEASSGPVDTEFLFDEFIKNIVESKK
- a CDS encoding four helix bundle protein, which encodes MIADMNKFDLEDRLIRFAANIIRLAELLPNTPIGNHMKGQIVRSGTSPALNYGEAQGAESKNDFIHKMSVCLKELRETFVAIKIIKQSGLVKNLNMLEDCYVENNELISIFVKSIETAKKNNKK
- the carB gene encoding carbamoyl-phosphate synthase (glutamine-hydrolyzing) large subunit, translating into MIETHIKKAIVLGSGALKIGEAGEFDYSGSQALKALKEEGVETVLINPNIATIQTSEDIADKIYFLPVTPHFVEEVIKKEKPQGILLAFGGQTALNCGVALYESGVLEKYNVEVVGTPVQSIIDTEDRDIFANMLAEIGVKTPKSIAAANMAEAKAAAKEVGFPIIIRAAYTLGGLGSGFCENEEELEKLAGSAFAYSPQILVEESIKGWKEVEYEVVRDKYDNCITVCNMENFDPLGIHTGESIVVAPSQTMSNSEYHKLREISIKIIRRVGVIGECNVQFALDPYSEDYRVIEVNARLSRSSALASKATGYPLAFVAAKLGLGYGLHQLKNSVTKVTTACFEPALDYCVVKIPRWDLSKFVGVSKNIGSSMKSVGEIMAIGRTFEEAIQKGIRMVGLGMHGFVGNREEITIEGIEEELANPTDRRIFAIAEAFNNGYSIDQIHEKTKIDRWFLQKLNNIYKIKLELKKFNELEKLPIPLLKASKQAGYSDFQIARLVLRSKNVNMNEDILKVRAFRKANGIVPVVKQIDTLAGEYPAQTNYLYLTHNGTENDVTYLGDHKSVMVLGSGAYRIGSSVEFDWCSVNTINTIKKEGYRSVMINYNPETVSTDYDTCDRLYFDELTFERVMDVYDLENPHGVVLSMGGQIPNNLAMKLDSQNVPILGTSAKKIDNAEDREKFSSLLDELGVDQPRWARLSTIEEIHKFVDEVGYPVLIRPSYVLSGAAMNVVSNPDQLEHFLEMAANVSKEHPVVVTEFIEQAKEIEIDAVANKGEMVAYAISEHVEFAGVHSGDATIVFPPQKLYVETIRRVKKIARQIAKGLEITGPFNMQFLAKDNDIKVIECNLRASRSFPFVSKVMKLNLIEIATKVMLGIDVPKPDKSLFELDYVGVKAPQFSFARLLKADPVLGVDMSSTGEVGCIGDTYYEAILKAMLSVGYNFPKKNILISSGPSRGKLELLNSTRMLVEKGYNIFATEGTHKFFRDNGIENTLVHWPDEEDQSPNTIEMIKNKKIDLVVNIPKNHTNRELKNGYTIRRSAIDYNIPLITNARVASAFLYGICKYSLEDIKVVSWDEYKE